A genomic stretch from Flavobacterium humidisoli includes:
- a CDS encoding alpha-galactosidase → MTFGKNGNITYDSKQKTIAVSQSGKTIFSGAKASIIVNGKTITADSYPDAVFAKQTIKDDLGNGLKYTLTYKEKNSPTLIQSFYTYSNKSYFITQIEILGNGQQIATNYISPLDLGKIAFDKIENLQTVFVPYDNDAFISYNSKKLDTISHNTSAEVGITFNNDSRNGFIVGSLEHTIWKSAVKTSNKNKEASFSAWAGYSERETTRDSIAHGIVKGEKVSSPKFFVGYYSDWRNGMEEYAKANRIVEKPFVFKWDKPTPVGWNSWGVLMEKINYDNTTKVADFFANSVPQFRVGNTAYIDLDSFWDNMVKGGFTGDFSKLKEFADYCKNKGLEPGAYWAPFTDWGWKDGPNRKAEGSDYTFGQMWTKTGNTYFDFDGARAIDPTHPGTLKRVDYVINKLKDCGFKMIKIDFLGHAAAESTSFYDKNVTAGMQAYKVGMEHLVKALDGQMLIYAAISPNMATGRYAHVRRIACDAWKTIEQTQYTLNSVNYGWWQTYVYDYIDADHVVFADVTEGENRARLISSVITGTLITGDDYSKDGIWSKRAKEWLQNKELLKIVENGVAFRPVEGNTGKQTTEVFEQKIGNEWYISILNYGNASKNYALPLERLGVKNGSYKLRDLFTEEEIEVKNNTINLSLGAKDARLFKIVNR, encoded by the coding sequence ATGACTTTTGGCAAAAATGGAAACATAACTTATGATTCTAAACAAAAAACAATTGCAGTAAGCCAATCTGGTAAAACTATATTTAGCGGAGCAAAAGCTTCTATTATTGTTAACGGAAAAACAATAACGGCAGATTCGTATCCTGATGCTGTTTTCGCAAAACAAACTATAAAAGATGATTTAGGAAACGGTTTAAAATACACGTTGACTTATAAAGAGAAAAATAGTCCAACATTAATTCAGAGTTTTTATACTTATAGTAACAAGTCTTACTTTATAACTCAAATAGAAATTCTTGGAAATGGACAACAAATTGCAACCAATTATATTTCGCCTTTAGATTTAGGTAAAATAGCTTTTGATAAAATTGAAAATCTGCAAACTGTTTTTGTTCCTTATGATAATGATGCCTTTATAAGTTACAATTCAAAAAAACTAGATACCATTTCTCATAATACGAGTGCAGAAGTTGGAATCACATTCAATAACGATTCCCGCAACGGTTTTATAGTAGGTTCGCTTGAACATACAATTTGGAAAAGCGCAGTAAAAACCAGCAATAAAAATAAAGAAGCTTCATTTTCTGCTTGGGCAGGCTATTCTGAAAGAGAAACCACTCGAGATAGTATTGCACACGGAATCGTAAAAGGAGAGAAAGTATCTTCTCCAAAATTCTTCGTGGGTTATTATTCAGATTGGCGTAATGGTATGGAAGAATATGCAAAAGCTAATCGTATTGTAGAAAAACCTTTTGTTTTTAAATGGGATAAGCCAACACCAGTGGGCTGGAATAGCTGGGGCGTTTTGATGGAAAAAATCAATTATGATAATACCACTAAAGTTGCTGATTTCTTTGCAAATTCAGTTCCGCAATTTCGTGTAGGCAATACCGCTTATATCGATTTGGACTCTTTTTGGGATAATATGGTAAAAGGTGGTTTTACTGGAGATTTTAGTAAACTAAAAGAATTTGCAGATTATTGCAAAAATAAAGGTTTAGAGCCTGGAGCATATTGGGCGCCGTTTACAGATTGGGGATGGAAAGATGGTCCGAACCGTAAAGCAGAAGGAAGTGATTATACATTTGGTCAAATGTGGACTAAAACTGGAAATACTTATTTTGATTTTGATGGCGCACGAGCGATCGATCCTACACATCCTGGAACACTTAAACGTGTTGATTATGTAATTAATAAACTGAAAGACTGTGGTTTTAAAATGATTAAAATCGACTTTTTAGGTCACGCTGCTGCAGAATCTACTTCGTTTTACGACAAAAATGTAACAGCAGGAATGCAGGCTTACAAAGTAGGGATGGAACATTTGGTAAAAGCACTAGACGGACAAATGCTAATTTATGCAGCTATTTCTCCTAATATGGCCACAGGACGTTATGCACATGTTCGTCGTATTGCTTGTGATGCTTGGAAAACGATAGAACAAACGCAATACACACTAAATAGTGTCAATTATGGCTGGTGGCAAACGTATGTTTATGATTATATAGATGCAGACCATGTGGTTTTTGCAGATGTAACAGAGGGAGAGAATCGTGCAAGATTAATATCTTCTGTCATCACAGGAACATTAATCACTGGAGACGATTACAGTAAAGACGGAATCTGGAGCAAACGCGCAAAAGAATGGCTTCAGAATAAAGAATTGCTTAAAATAGTTGAAAATGGGGTAGCTTTCCGTCCAGTAGAAGGAAATACAGGAAAACAGACAACTGAAGTTTTCGAACAAAAAATAGGCAATGAATGGTACATCAGTATTTTAAATTACGGAAATGCTTCTAAAAATTATGCGCTTCCTCTAGAAAGATTAGGCGTAAAAAATGGCAGCTATAAATTGCGTGATCTTTTTACTGAAGAAGAGATTGAAGTAAAAAACAACACTATAAATTTAAGCCTTGGTGCCAAAGATGCACGTTTGTTTAAAATAGTAAATCGTTAA
- a CDS encoding sialate O-acetylesterase — translation MKGHLFKKTILGFVLLIVSSQVANATVTLPSFFTDNMVLQQKSAVQFWGESDAKSITIATSWDKKTYKTNVENGKWNVVFKTPVYGGPYKITINDGTIKTLSNILIGEVWLCSGQSNMEMPLEGWGKINNYKEEIANANYPQIRLLQAEHVESTLPLHTLKVQHDGWNVCSPQTIADFSATAYFFARKIFREKNIPIGLIHSSWGGTLIEAWTSSGALCAIHDFDTEIQAMKSETDAAALLQQYNADLADWEMKLRGSDKGFETGKVIWAIPNFDDSSWKTMTLPSFFDSNGLGNFDGIVWFRKKVNISTINADFTLSYYADDDDMIWVNGNYVGETKGYNVERHYTIPAKFLKKGENTITIRVFDGAGNGGIYGDENFFLKSGKETISLAGNWKYTIGADSKDLPAKPYLAQGQNRPSAIYNAMISPLVNYKIKGVIWYQGESNAERAFQYQKLFPLMINDWRTQFKDKNLPFLFVQLANYKQQKEQPGDSDWAELREAQFKTLKSVSNTGMAVTTDIGNGEDIHPKNKQDVGVRLANIALAKVYNTKTEYSGPLYKSYSIKANVVTIDFDFNENIKARDDMLKGFSIAGSDQKFHWADAKIVNGKVEVYAQEVSNPVSVRYNWADNPNGNLTNASGLPASSFRTDNWKGITEGKK, via the coding sequence ATGAAAGGACATTTATTTAAGAAAACGATTCTGGGATTCGTGTTATTGATTGTTTCGTCGCAAGTAGCAAATGCAACAGTAACGCTACCTTCTTTCTTTACCGATAATATGGTGCTGCAACAAAAAAGTGCGGTTCAGTTTTGGGGAGAAAGCGATGCAAAATCGATTACTATTGCCACTTCATGGGATAAAAAAACATATAAAACGAATGTTGAAAATGGCAAATGGAATGTAGTTTTTAAAACTCCTGTTTATGGCGGACCTTACAAGATTACTATAAATGACGGAACCATTAAAACTTTGAGTAATATTTTAATTGGTGAAGTTTGGTTGTGTTCTGGACAAAGCAATATGGAGATGCCGCTGGAAGGCTGGGGAAAAATCAATAATTATAAAGAAGAAATAGCAAATGCTAATTATCCTCAAATCCGATTATTGCAGGCAGAACATGTAGAAAGTACTCTGCCATTGCATACATTAAAAGTCCAACACGACGGATGGAATGTCTGCAGTCCTCAAACCATAGCCGATTTTAGCGCAACAGCGTATTTTTTTGCCAGAAAGATTTTTAGAGAAAAAAATATTCCCATTGGGTTAATTCATTCTTCTTGGGGAGGAACACTTATAGAAGCTTGGACAAGTTCGGGAGCATTGTGTGCAATTCATGATTTTGATACCGAAATTCAAGCCATGAAATCGGAAACGGATGCAGCGGCATTATTGCAGCAATATAATGCAGACCTTGCAGATTGGGAAATGAAACTGAGAGGTTCAGATAAAGGATTTGAAACAGGAAAAGTGATTTGGGCAATACCCAATTTTGATGATAGTTCTTGGAAAACAATGACATTACCATCTTTTTTTGACAGCAACGGATTAGGCAATTTTGATGGAATAGTTTGGTTTCGAAAAAAAGTAAATATCTCGACAATCAATGCAGACTTTACTTTAAGTTATTATGCAGATGATGACGATATGATCTGGGTAAACGGAAATTATGTTGGTGAAACTAAAGGATATAATGTAGAACGTCATTATACAATTCCAGCCAAGTTTCTGAAAAAAGGAGAAAATACAATAACAATAAGAGTTTTTGACGGAGCAGGAAATGGAGGGATTTACGGAGATGAGAATTTCTTTCTAAAATCAGGAAAAGAAACCATTTCGCTAGCCGGAAATTGGAAATATACTATTGGTGCAGATAGCAAAGATTTACCAGCAAAACCCTATCTAGCTCAAGGACAAAATAGACCGAGCGCCATATATAACGCTATGATTTCGCCTTTAGTTAACTATAAAATAAAAGGAGTAATCTGGTATCAAGGAGAAAGCAATGCGGAAAGAGCGTTTCAATATCAGAAATTATTTCCTCTAATGATCAACGATTGGAGAACTCAATTTAAAGATAAAAATCTGCCATTTTTATTTGTTCAATTAGCCAATTATAAACAGCAAAAAGAACAGCCAGGAGATTCAGATTGGGCAGAGTTAAGAGAAGCGCAATTCAAAACGCTAAAATCAGTTTCGAATACTGGAATGGCGGTGACAACTGATATTGGAAACGGAGAAGACATTCACCCGAAAAACAAGCAGGATGTCGGAGTTCGTCTCGCTAATATTGCCTTAGCAAAAGTATATAACACTAAAACTGAATATTCGGGACCACTTTATAAATCTTATTCTATTAAAGCAAATGTGGTGACCATAGATTTTGATTTTAATGAAAATATAAAAGCCAGAGATGATATGCTGAAAGGATTTTCGATTGCAGGATCAGATCAGAAATTTCATTGGGCAGATGCTAAAATAGTCAATGGAAAGGTTGAAGTATATGCACAAGAAGTTTCTAATCCTGTTTCAGTTCGATACAATTGGGCCGATAATCCTAATGGGAATTTAACCAATGCTTCGGGATTACCTGCATCATCATTTAGAACAGACAATTGGAAAGGAATTACAGAAGGAAAAAAATAA